AATTTATTATCTATTAAATCGCTTATTTTTAGTACTAATTTGAACAAAAATTTAAATTTGAATTATTTCTTAAGAAAATTATTTAAATTAGATAATTATATTAAGCAATGAGAAATCTTTAGTATTTAAGTAAAAAGCTAAATTTTATACATTTGATATATTTTTAGCTTAAAGCCATTGGTAATTTAAATTTGTTTAAATAGGCTATAATCCGCCAAAAAGGAGAGATAATGCTAACGCATTTAGATGAGAAAGATCGTCCAAAAATGGTCGATGTGAGCCCAAAAGATCCAACAAAAAGAGTAGCAACTGCTAGTGGGATCATCAAGATGAGCAAAGAGGCCTTTAAAGCGATAAAAGAAAATACTGGCAAAAAAGGTCCAGTCATCCAAACAGCTGTCGTTGCTGCGATAATGGGTGCAAAAAAGACAAGTGAACTAATCCCGATGTGCCATCCACTAGCTATTTTAGGTGTGGATTGTGATGTCGAAGAGCTACCTGAAATTTGCGCTTTTAAGCTTTATGTGAGTGTAAAAATAGAGGGTAAAACAGGCGTTGAGATGGAAGCATTAACTGGCGTTAGCGTGGGGCTTTTAACGATTTATGATATGGTAAAAGCTATAGATAAAAGCATGGAAATAAGTAATATCGTATTAGAGAGTAAGACAGGAGGAAAAAGTGGCGAGTATATGCGATCTAAATAACAAAAAAGCAAAAATTGATTACCCAACGCATTGGGAATACAAAATAATATTTGATGCAGATGTCAATGTAGAAGAAAAGGTAAAAGAGATAGTAAAAGATAGAGAATTTAAGCTAGTTTTTTCAAAATTTAGCAAAGATAAAAAGTACGCAAGCTATGACTTAGCCGTACTAATTTTGAGCGAAGAAGAGAGGCTAGAGATATTTTCAGCACTAAAACACGAAGCAAAATACGTTTTATAAGGTAAAAGATATGAATAATTTAGAACAAAATTTACATGATTATAAAAGTAGCGATGGCTTATTAATAAGCATAAAAGCTCTTTGCAATAACTTCTTTCAGGATGCTGCAAACAAAGATATAAATGCTTTGCCAGAAATTTTAAAGGCTAAAATGAATGAGCTTTATGACAAAATGAACAAAGAAGATCTCATAAACGCAAAAAATCTAAAAAATGCCATGGAGGGAATAAATCAAGCCATTGTCGGTACTGAAGAAAAGACACTTTACGAGCTACTTGATAAAAAAGATGAGCTAAATCGTGCAATAGAAGCAAAACGTGAAGAGATAAAAAATAGGCTCAAAATTTCATTTGAAGCAGCTGAAGAGGTCGTAAAAGATAGAAATTTTAGTGAAAAAGAGGAAATTTTAGAGCTTTTAAATAATGCGATCATTAGAGAAACAAGGCTTCTTGGAATTTTAAAAGAAAGTGCTCAAATCGCATTTTTAACAACTCTTGAAGGCGCAAAAGATGTCGAAGAAACAGCTGGTGCGATAGCTAAAAATATGACCTATGTTGCGATAATTGGAGGAGAGTTTAGCAAAGAGCGGATACTTGAGATTTCAAAAAACATCATCATAGCAGCGGCAAATTTAGCAGATGAGGGTCATATCTTTGCAAAAGAGTTGATAAGTGGGGCGATAAGTGGCACAAGAGATGGTATTTTAAGGGCTATAGAAAAACTTAAAGATGAGGCGAAATTTGCTCCAGATGAGCTTAGGCTAAACTCACAACTACTAAATTTAAAAAATATTGATGAAGAATTTATAGCCTTGCTTAGGGAACTTGAAAAAGAATTTGAAGGTGTGGCAAGGAATGAGATCGAAAATGTGATAAATAGCGAGCTAGATACAAACCTAGCAAAATTTAAACGCATTAGCGATCAAGCAAGAGAGCAGATCATTTCAAGAATAGAAGAGTTAAAGTCAAACGGCATGGCAAAGCTTATGAGTGAGGCAAATAATAAATTTGAAGCCTTAAAGCAAGAGCTAAATGACAAGAGTAAAAAGCTAAAGCTAAATTTTGATACAAATGACAAAATCGAAGAGATCAAACAAGAGATCGCTAATCTTGAGAAAAAAGCCAATGAAAAATTTGAAGACATTAAGCAAATAGACATCAAATCAGAAGCCAAGAAATTTGGAGATAGGGCTTATCAAGCTGCAAAAGATCTGTTAAATGTTATTAAAAAAGATAAAAAAGAGGATTAAATTATCAAGCTTATCTTGAAATTTTTCCTGAAAGATACTCACGCTAAATATTCTTGCCAAGTGTGAAAAATTTCTCCACACTTGGCTTTTACTTTTTAAAGCTTTAAAATCACAAAAATAGATAAAGTAAAAATGCTCCCAAAATCAAGCGGTAG
The nucleotide sequence above comes from Campylobacter concisus. Encoded proteins:
- a CDS encoding HP0495 family protein, whose translation is MASICDLNNKKAKIDYPTHWEYKIIFDADVNVEEKVKEIVKDREFKLVFSKFSKDKKYASYDLAVLILSEEERLEIFSALKHEAKYVL
- the moaC gene encoding cyclic pyranopterin monophosphate synthase MoaC, coding for MMLTHLDEKDRPKMVDVSPKDPTKRVATASGIIKMSKEAFKAIKENTGKKGPVIQTAVVAAIMGAKKTSELIPMCHPLAILGVDCDVEELPEICAFKLYVSVKIEGKTGVEMEALTGVSVGLLTIYDMVKAIDKSMEISNIVLESKTGGKSGEYMRSK